From Arachis hypogaea cultivar Tifrunner chromosome 3, arahy.Tifrunner.gnm2.J5K5, whole genome shotgun sequence:
ACTCGTGGGTTGAGTAAATCTCAACTCTAACTCTATCCGTTCTCAACTCGTGGATATCCAACTCTACTCACGGATTACCAAAAGATGCAATATTAGTATATAACTTGATGAACgtgcaaattaaaaattcaatacaaACAATACAACTATCTCACAAATAACACAATCATCCCATAAACAACATAAAACATCGAATgttcaattttatataaaagtttttactaaaattaacacaaatacaaataaaattaatgtaaGTCTATGAGCattccatttgatataattttatatttatatatcactAAAATAGAACTGGCTTTTATATAAAAAAGACGTGTTAAGTCATCAATTGATGATCTTGGTTCAgtggttaaatttttttttgtaccaAGTGAGAGGTCCTTGGTTTAACACCCATGCAAGATGCTCttcgtgtgacaaaagtaccctacgtggcactccaaccctccaaagacagggtacttttgtcacacggagggCTTCTTGCGTGGATACAAGTTTAGTTTCGGGtacatatgtcagcgttttcatttttcatgagtacaaatggtcatttattcttttatataagtatataacatatacatatataaggtGCGTGTTGGTCGGGTAGAGTTGAGACTTGAGACCCGACCCGCACGAAAACCAGCTCCGCAATCAACTCTACTCGACCGGGTTAGTTCGAGTTGGATGCCTGCGGATAGAACTTAAATGGAATTCAGATCAATGACAAATAAGTCCttacccattggccagcggcaaacccttaaatagaACTCAGATCAAATAAGTCCTTACTCGTCCGGCACGCGTGTCCGCTGTGTCcaatcgtgtcttaataaaaaaataaaaaattctttgttAGACACACTTGGACACTCATCAACACTCGTTCGGCACGCGTGCCTGCTATGTCcaatcgtgtcttaataaaaaataaaaaattcttctcgagacacacttggacacacctaaatatcatcataTGTCAACATGTCCAaccttatttttaatttgtattcttgaaatgagttcagaaataatataattatttattaaaataaaaaatattttaaatatttttaataattaaaagaagatattaaaaacagttaaaaaattattttatatattaatattaataaaatatcaaaatatcattataatttatctaaaacatattttatattttatatatatgacgtatttctatatattataaaattttaaaattcgtctAATTACGTATTCTGTATCTTATCGTTTTCGTGATATCACATAAATCAAATAAGGGAAGGAGATTGATGACAAATACATTAGGCGCAGCACTGCCTCAGGTAATTCAttgatatatttaataaaaattcatGATGAATTACCAAAGGGCAAAGCATCCGGCATAGAATTCGATAAAGGATTGTACGCAATAGCCTAAGATAAAAGTTTAACAGCTATTTTACGAATTAAACCAGTGACTTTGAAATCAAAATCAATAGAAGCAACTCAACCGTTGCCCACGAGCCACGAGTCTCAAGGAGATCTTTGGTTCATTATGAAACAAAACATCTCCTTTATTATGGTTTACCTTTTTCGGGTTTTTTATGACCTGCCATTAAAGCCTTTTGACTCTATAATATTATACTTTAAAGAAAAAGGCAAAAAAGAAGAGAACTCGAAAAGAAAGAATGCTAGACTAATAGAAATTATTCGCAAACATGAGGATGGTGGACACCCAAGAAACCACGAGAGGGGAAGAGATTAAAATGAGTATAAaaggaaatgaaaaagaaaatcgaTCTATTTCTTCAAGCGCGGTACAACTCTCTTTCTCCCATCAATATTAAGGCCATTTGTAGCTGGATTTAAATGTTTGGGACAATGTACATTTCTCTCAAATTTAGAAATATAAGTTCAAAAGGACACATGCAGATTTTTTATAAGACCTAAAAGTCATTAAGGCAGGGATTCTGCCTAGCTACACTTCTGATTCTAATTTCTGCTTCCCAAATAAACATTTACAACCAAACACATAGCAGCATTGATAATTTAAAAGAGAATGTCAATAGCAGCTAGCAGTGGCAGGTTCAAAGCCGCTTCTTGTAAAACATTCTGGGTGGCATTAAAACGGcaaagaatgattggatgagaaAGGTTAAACCTCCAAACCAAGCATCTACAGCAACGAATCAGCAGATATctatattctttctttttctgccactCACACAGGCCCAGTCATCCATTTTCGACACATCTATGCCTTCTAAGAATAgtgaatatttttgtaatatgTTCTGGACCTGCATAAGGAACAAAGGAGATGAATTTAGGAGGAGAATGTGATTCGAAGCAGTTGCACCAACAAGAATCTGCATTTGGCAGCAAAGAGATGGCTGCATTCCAAATAAAGAAAATGGATAATGAGAATTTATTAAACTACCTGTTCACTTAAGATTCCAGAGAGACCAATAATTGCTCCAGGCTTTGCAGAAAAGATAATTTGATCAGCAAGATTTAACAGAGGATTTAAAAGTATGTTTGCGATGACCACATCATATTTATCCTTGTGAGTGACTCTGTCTATCTCGAAAGCATTTTCTCCCTCGACAACTCTAGATGGCCAGTCATCCCTGCAGGATGAAGAAGTTTGGCTTGCAATCAAATGCAGTTGCAGCTTGTCTGGTCCGATGTTATTCAGAGTAGCATTTTCAGATGCTGATGCAATTGCTTGTGAATCTATATCGACTCCAACGGCAAAGGCAGCACCAAACTGCAAAAGGTCTATTATTGGTGAATATGAAACTGCAGAAGGTTTAGAATTGCTTTCCTGAACTAGCATTTGATTAATTTCTCAACTGATTCTATTACATCTCTAATATGCTCTTCTATACTAACTTGAtaattaaaccctaaaccctatataAGGCCCAATAAGTACAGAACATGTCATATCAAAATGTCTCTGAAAATTCATATCTGACATATGTTCTGTCAATTAACTCCTGAAAGTTTTCACTAATTTGATAACCCAAGTATTTTCTAATCAAtgctatgaaaaaaaaaagaaatcttaCGTCGAAGCTACCacaaaaaattaaccaaaaaaagaCAGTTAAAATATGTGAATATGATTGAGACGGTTATAATATTTAGCTTTCCACACACAGATGTTCAAGGAAACAAAGTAAGAATGAAAATGAACTCTACTGTACAGCAAAGGCATTCTAGCTAACTGAAACCGGAGTAGGTATCCCAGTTCCAAATAGCTTTTTCATTTTACTTTAAGTTCTTAACATATGCAGATCATCAATAAAATACCTTTAGAGCTGCAATTGCTAGAATTCCAGTGCCAGTGCCATAGTCCAAGATGTGTTCTCCTCCTTTTATACAGTCATGTAGGAGTAATAGACATAATTTGGTAGTCGGATGGTCCCCAGTTCCAAAGGCTAGTCCAGGATTAAGAATTATATTCATTGCTTGAATATCCTGTGTAAGATTCAAGATTGCTCATTAGAATATACAGTTCTCAGACAAAAAGGATGAGgggaaaacaagaagaaaaatggtCAAAGTTAAAAATGGTATTCAAACAAGATGCAAAAAATTCAATACTTAAATAGATTTGCAATGTATGATTACCAACTATAGGAAGTTTAGCAACAGATTATCTGTAATGAAAGAGGAAGATAAACTGTGACAAAAAAATAAGTGTGAGATATGCGTACAGGTGGAGTAATCCACTTGGGCACCACCCATAGGCCTTCAGTAACTTCAACTGGATGAAATGATTCCTGAAAGGATTGAAAAATTTGTAAGTTTATTTCCAGTAACAAATTCTCGCACTGACAGTTTTCCATAATATGAATAAGTTATCAGTTAACATCATTCTCCAAATAAGAATGCTAAGTAAAGAATGCAGTAAATTTAATAGCTATTAAACAGAAACCAAACAATTAGCAGTTAGAATTTCACAGCTAGAACTCGGGACTAACTCAATTTCATAAAGAGCATCATTGCCTCATTGACTCGATTTCTAGTTCATAAAAGATGAACCTGTCTGATTTTCACTCGTGCCCTTCCAAAATTGATTTGACAGAAACGCTAGAAGAAACACCCAAAAATTTCAGCTACTCTGCCTTCGAGTGAAAGGCATACCAAGACATTTTTCTCATGAAAAACTTTGCCAAATATCATAGAACAGAGACTAGATGGCTGAAGAAATGTGAATATAGCAAAATAATGCAGAACTTCAATAGCAAGGAAGTTGCGTAGAATATTAGATCAATCTTCTAAAGCAACACAAGAACAACTTCATGATATTGATCTAGAAAAGAAGCAAACTGACCTGAGCTCCTTTCATCCAGTCATCCTCCTCAATAATTTTAACTTCATATCTTGGTATCTCTTTCAAACCAATAGAATCAGCAGCATGTGAAATGCTCATATTTATATCCTCACCTTCAAGAAAAATGGAACTAACACAAATCTGCAGAGTTTTAGAAGTGTTTGAAACAGTTCACATAAAATGAGTGCCTTAAAACCACAACTTTTAACCATAAAGTGGTGTTTGTCAAATATACAGTCAAACGTCAAATAGATATCATAAAGAATGGAAAACTTATTCCTGATACAGGGAGAATGATTAAATATGTAATCGTATGAGCAGCAGTCTAGTGATAAAGACTGAAATTTATATATATGGAACACGCAGGATTAGATAaacttattcctttcttcttttgtttttcttcttgggTGCATTATTCATGCACATAATACACCAAAAATGATGCTACTAAACCAAGTGGCAAAGTGCAGCAATAGTACATGGACAGATTCTCTTCCTGAACAACAATGTAATTTATCAATGAAGATGTGCTTAAACCTCAAGCTCAAATTGATTTAGTCAATAACATGATATTCATAAAGAGCTTGCATAACTGAAAAAGGAATGTGATAGGCTACCTAAGTTTGATTCATTGGCATGCGATCATAAATATCTGTGTTTAAAATTAAcacaaataacaataacaatagagCCTTATCCCACTAAGTGGGATCAAACAATGTCCTTGTGCCTTGTCATGAATAATTAACAAAACCAGCAAAATGAAATTGATAAAACGAAAAGCATTATAAACCTTTATAAGAACACTCTgtttcagaaaataaaataactgtAAAAGATTCCAGTAACAGCATACCTCATCAGTATCTGAACAGACATCATCTTCATTCATAGTAACAGAACTTGCACCAAAGCTTAAAAGAGCTTCTGCAAGCATATCCTTGTCAGCATAAAGAAAATGGTCAAACAATTAGGCAGCATAACAAAGTTCTTATGCTATAATATGATTCCGAATGTAGCTAAATGTCTTATGAGTCTCTTATTGATACCTCTTTCCACATAGAAGACTCTTAAATAAGTGTCAAACAATCATGAATACTAACTAAATAACAAAACGCACCTAAATCCTAATAGCATCAATATTACAAATACTAGGCTAAAACTCAGACTAAACAACAAACAAAAACTGAATCAGATTTCCAAACACTACAATCACTAATAAGGTATAGGATGAGCCATGAAACACCAATTTCAGGACATGGTCACCTGAAAAGTTCTCAACTGATTTAGCTCTTCAATTTACAGAGTAACTGAATTAGGGAGGGAAAATGCAGCAATACAATGGTTAAAGATAAACTAATCTTTTAAAAACTGAGCTGGTAGCTGTTGATTCAGTTGGTTTAATCAAATGAGTTTATTTCTGAACCGCAAAAAATCACGATTGAACTAGAAAATATATCCACACACACAGGCGCGCACAAAAGCTGGAGtatgtttaaataaaaaataaataaataaataataatcgaAATAGAAATTATTGAAAGCAAATTTAACCGGTTCAGGGTCGAACAAGCTTAGTGTGGCTCGGTATAGTTTTCAGAACAAGCAAAATGCtgaaaagagataagaaagaaaaaggaacaaaGCTTACTGAATTGTCCTTATGACATCGAACTAGAACTGAAACATAATTTGCAGGTACAGGAACAGGTGAAGCCATTGAATGAActgccagagaagaagaagctgtGGAAAAATTTGCATGTCCATTTTTCACTTGGCCACGTGCTGGCCAGTGGTCACTAGCGGTGGTGTGGACAGAGAGAAAGAAAAGCGATGGGGAGTAACGACTGAGAGAAAAAGAGGATGAGCGTAGGAGGTGAAGAGACAGGGAGGCGGCGGCGGGTGTGCAGTTCAGATGCTTGAGGAAATGCCATGCCTTCATCATTTCCTTGCAAAGGTAACTGATGGTGGAGAAATCGCCTATCTAAGCTTAGGCCGGACAAAGTATTCCATGACCACTTTGAATATATCCCTATAGTGGTCCTGATACCCACGAGACTACCTAATGTAGTCTTCCATattctaattttacaattatagTCTTTCACAATATAATAATGAATTTGTTTGAATAAAGTGTGATTTTATTTTGAAtagtttttctttcatatttattttttgtcttaCCTATGAAATAAATAGTGAGAAATTACaatttactctctaaagtaaaactcaaactttaaaagattcaaattctataaTAATTTCTGATCATCTTCTCAGTGATAAGTGAATTATTGCCGTACATATGTGATGTCACTTTGTTATGCTAGAGAATGCAATGACTTGCTTAACTGAAAACATTGTAATTTGAACTCAATttatctctttttctttatttaatcttaatttttaaaatcttttaaaagataattttttttatttttctttttcttgatatcAATAATGAGTAGTAGAAGTACTGCAAGCAGAAATTCTATTCGTCCAccatcaaaatttttgaaattgaatttttatttagtgTCAAATTAATTGCGTCTTGAAATAAATTATAGTCTAATAGTGtttgaaattaaattatttcctaatctttttcaaaaacttgctgcaaattcaatttttattggtagTCTTATTCTTATCATTTTTAAGACAGGTGTGGTTGTCGTTAAAAGTTTTGATTTGCCAACAAGTATCATCATAATCTCTTAATGCATAAATTATCCCAAGATATTCCTTTACCTTACAAACTATCATGCACCTTATGATATCATTCTTTTTGAACCGTATGCGTCTATCTTATTAAATTGTGTGTTCTCGAACAACTCTCAACTCCCACTTAATGCCAAACTTTATACCAACTTCAAGATACAACTCTTCAAATCTTACACCCTCCTTAAATGCTGGATGCATCATCAGAATCATGGTTTTTTTTCTAGTCCATCTTCTGAATTTGGAAGAGTCTTCATCTCTTTCGAGTGACATAAATTGGTGACATCTAAATCAACACTAAGATTCAAATCATAATCTACACATTCAGCAACATTACCAACAAAATCAAGATTCACTTCATTATCACTAATCTCTTGCACCAATGCCTCATTCTCAACTAGGATCTTCTTTTTCCTTTCAGATAGTGGACCAACATTTCTCTCTTTCTTATCCTTCTGGACTTTGCTCGTCTTACTTTCACTCCTAATTTTGACATTCTTTCTTGTAATATCAGATTTAGATGAGCTATTTTTATCAAAGACTGGCCTAAAAGACTATCTTTTATACTCTCATAAGAGTCAGAAgacatttcaaaaaaaattcattataaaaattttattcttaaatccTCTGACATAAGACTTTAAACAGGGTCTCCTACATATGTTAGGTTTGTTGGGCTATTTGGTCTTATTTAACTTATCTGACTTGGTGTGCTGGATAGGCTTGGTTGTGCTAAGAAAAATGATGTTGGTTAGTGCTATTTGTGAACTTCATTACTTGGATTGGAGACTTTAAAATTGGTTATGGTTgtttaactctggttttggatACAACTTTAGTTTTTAAAGGTGATGGTAACGTTTTTCTTGgagattttttcttctttgtggGGCTGGAATTAATATGTGTATTGGATCTAGAAGTGGTTGGTGGTGGAAGTAACCAAGAGTTCATAAGTCTCATTTGAGGGGGGATTCATAGGAGCATTTGTATTAGCATTGTACCCttctgcatcatcatcatcattcaagtAGACAACTGTCTCATTGTCCTCTAAAACCTCTTGCATTAACACTTTATACTCTAAATATGTATCAATTATTTCATCATTTTTTAGCACAATTCATCATCTCTCTTATAATTTTTTCACTATTCAAGTTTCTCAATCTGTTCTCTAAACCTTTTTTAGGTACATGCCACCAACATTACTTTATCTCATTATATCCAAACTCCTTAAGATAGTATTTTTAGGTAGAAGACATCTAGAATATCCACATCTAGATCACCTAGACAAGCTTGATTATCTATAGAATATAccattatttcttctttatttttttaaagtcaCTCCCATGATAAAATATAATGTCCAACATCTCTTCCATATATAAAAAGTCAAAACACATTGCTTCATAATCACCCTTAACTCAAATGTATTTTTGTGAATTACTTAtgcatcataaaaataaaataaaatcaataccATTAGCCAtctatttttttaacaatatgaCCATTATTTACTGTAGTTTTATTCCATTCATTAAAATGGAGCATTCACACAAAATCCTAGCCTAACTTAAACTCCATCAAACCCTAAAAACTAaactgacaaaaaataaaaaattccaaccaCACTCacacaataaatataataaagaacCATTATTACATTgaaacagaaataaaaaataacaaagtgTTACTTTTACTAACAACAAAAAATGAAAGAACCTCTTGTTTGCAATAGAGGAGACGAACAACTAACTCAGTCTTGAGTCAGATGTCTTCTTATCTCAAAATTTTTTATCCACCCATGAAATCTTATAGTAGTGCCATtgataaagataagaagaataagaagagggaGGGTGAAAATGGAAAAGACGAGTGAAGTATTGTGTTTGATCAAAATTGTTTTACATGCTAAATTTAATACAAACAGTGTTGTTTTCTCCAAATCTGGGTGCTAAACCAAAACAATAACGTTTTGGCACCTTCTAGTATGGCAAAGTAATGTCAAGTTAGCAAGCTAAGACGATAGCCGACTCATCATCGAAAAGATGCTTAGGAACTATTATAATACCCGAAGCTCTATCCGAAAGACTACAATAATAAATTGAGATATCGAGGACCACATTGGATAATCACGTGAATTTGAGGGACTATTAATGGAGACTTTACCAAATTTACAAAGCATCATTTACATCAAAGTTTATCAAACATTATCAACAAAAATGTCTCATATAAAACAAAACCCTATTTTTATGATTTAAACTAAtactattaattatattaatccatGATAAACTAAATTGAACCTAATGCatttaaaatgttttttattatctaatatttGATTGAATCAATCCACTATCCAATAAAACATAACCCAATTAAATAAAAC
This genomic window contains:
- the LOC112790127 gene encoding uncharacterized protein isoform X2 gives rise to the protein MNEDDVCSDTDEICVSSIFLEGEDINMSISHAADSIGLKEIPRYEVKIIEEDDWMKGAQESFHPVEVTEGLWVVPKWITPPDIQAMNIILNPGLAFGTGDHPTTKLCLLLLHDCIKGGEHILDYGTGTGILAIAALKFGAAFAVGVDIDSQAIASASENATLNNIGPDKLQLHLIASQTSSSCRDDWPSRVVEGENAFEIDRVTHKDKYDVVIANILLNPLLNLADQIIFSAKPGAIIGLSGILSEQVQNILQKYSLFLEGIDVSKMDDWACVSGRKRKNIDIC
- the LOC112790127 gene encoding uncharacterized protein isoform X1, which translates into the protein MMKAWHFLKHLNCTPAAASLSLHLLRSSSFSLSRYSPSLFFLSVHTTASDHWPARGQVKNGHANFSTASSSLAVHSMASPVPVPANYVSVLVRCHKDNSDMLAEALLSFGASSVTMNEDDVCSDTDEICVSSIFLEGEDINMSISHAADSIGLKEIPRYEVKIIEEDDWMKGAQESFHPVEVTEGLWVVPKWITPPDIQAMNIILNPGLAFGTGDHPTTKLCLLLLHDCIKGGEHILDYGTGTGILAIAALKFGAAFAVGVDIDSQAIASASENATLNNIGPDKLQLHLIASQTSSSCRDDWPSRVVEGENAFEIDRVTHKDKYDVVIANILLNPLLNLADQIIFSAKPGAIIGLSGILSEQVQNILQKYSLFLEGIDVSKMDDWACVSGRKRKNIDIC